A section of the Euryarchaeota archaeon genome encodes:
- a CDS encoding RidA family protein — protein sequence MMIENKLKEFGHTLPMTTRPVASYIPTVRTGNLLHVAGTIPTIEAKPQWTGKVGKDLTLEEAQKAAVLCVLNSLAYVKDATGDLDNVARIVRVNCFVATAPGFIDAHKVANGASDFLVKVWGENGKHARTTIGVAELPMGVPVEVEILYELK from the coding sequence ATGATGATTGAAAACAAACTCAAAGAATTCGGCCACACCCTTCCCATGACCACGCGCCCAGTCGCTTCATACATCCCGACGGTGCGGACCGGCAATCTTCTCCACGTCGCGGGGACGATTCCAACGATCGAGGCGAAGCCCCAGTGGACGGGAAAGGTCGGCAAGGACCTGACTTTGGAAGAGGCGCAGAAGGCCGCCGTCCTTTGCGTCCTCAATAGCCTCGCCTACGTGAAGGACGCGACGGGCGACCTTGACAACGTCGCTCGCATCGTGCGCGTCAACTGCTTCGTCGCCACGGCGCCGGGTTTCATCGACGCCCACAAGGTGGCGAACGGTGCCTCGGATTTCCTCGTGAAGGTCTGGGGCGAGAACGGGAAGCACGCAAGGACGACGATCGGTGTGGCGGAACTTCCGATGGGCGTCCCGGTGGAAGTGGAGATCCTTTACGAACTGAAATAG
- a CDS encoding exo-alpha-sialidase, translating to MSTQTTVLSLLPIMFVTVMVVGGAGGLWQGPFASEGIGAPVLQSAKDANDVEKNASSGFDRVLCPFPIPVPERPLERCNVRATARVGPGNEIDLAMDPQDPHHMVAVAKGCNLEKVGRHLGTGGVVTPYATTFDGGLTWTEGFLQSSVPVVDGLPLGESDGYASDPVVEFAPDGSVLSMVLHVDEGRSGPDGLDVYKSDDGGRTFGPQIVVLREFVDKEWMVADPVTGNLYAVMDGQNKALVSFDGGLTWEKRGAVVGGPRKSIDVGADGTIYVVAHSGSHISFTESHDEARTWSSPRTIAAHNGMQLNPANLRLYRTPNLPQLAASRVDDTLVVAWADDTGRLQRPQTCAGTGCFDLYRHDIFVTRSLDGGATWSVPLKVNEDPVDAAFSFMPAIALSPNGKDVHVAWLDQRFDPTGVTAVVYYAHSGDKGETFDANLLVSDQPFVTTLSQHQILVGLGQGVFIGDYIGLQASNDRAVIAFPDTRYGRADIFIATVT from the coding sequence ATGTCCACACAAACCACCGTGCTTTCGCTCCTACCCATCATGTTCGTAACCGTCATGGTCGTCGGAGGCGCCGGTGGCTTGTGGCAAGGTCCGTTCGCTTCCGAAGGCATTGGAGCCCCGGTTCTGCAGTCGGCGAAGGACGCAAACGACGTGGAGAAGAATGCCTCAAGCGGTTTTGACCGCGTCCTGTGCCCCTTTCCCATTCCTGTCCCAGAGCGCCCGCTCGAGCGGTGCAACGTCCGAGCGACCGCAAGAGTGGGTCCGGGGAACGAGATCGACCTCGCGATGGACCCTCAAGACCCGCACCACATGGTGGCCGTCGCTAAGGGGTGCAACCTCGAAAAGGTGGGCCGCCACCTGGGAACGGGCGGCGTCGTGACGCCCTACGCGACGACGTTCGACGGGGGCCTCACCTGGACGGAAGGGTTCCTCCAATCATCGGTGCCCGTCGTCGATGGACTTCCCCTCGGAGAGAGCGACGGTTACGCGAGCGACCCCGTCGTGGAGTTCGCGCCCGACGGAAGCGTCCTGTCCATGGTACTCCATGTCGACGAGGGAAGAAGCGGGCCCGACGGCCTCGACGTCTACAAGAGCGATGACGGGGGCCGTACGTTCGGGCCGCAGATTGTGGTGCTCCGTGAGTTCGTCGACAAGGAGTGGATGGTCGCCGATCCCGTGACCGGGAACCTTTACGCCGTGATGGACGGGCAGAACAAGGCGCTCGTGAGTTTCGACGGTGGGCTGACATGGGAGAAGCGCGGCGCCGTCGTCGGCGGGCCTCGCAAGAGCATCGACGTCGGCGCGGACGGAACGATTTACGTGGTCGCCCACTCGGGAAGCCACATCAGTTTCACCGAGAGCCACGACGAGGCCCGCACGTGGTCGTCGCCGAGAACAATAGCCGCGCACAATGGGATGCAGCTCAATCCCGCGAACCTCCGGCTCTATCGCACGCCGAATTTGCCACAACTAGCCGCCTCGCGCGTCGACGACACGCTCGTCGTCGCATGGGCGGACGACACTGGGCGCTTACAGCGCCCGCAGACATGCGCGGGCACCGGCTGTTTCGACCTCTACCGCCACGACATCTTCGTGACCCGGAGCCTCGATGGCGGTGCGACCTGGTCGGTCCCGTTGAAAGTGAATGAAGACCCGGTGGACGCGGCGTTCTCGTTCATGCCGGCGATCGCTTTGAGCCCGAACGGGAAGGACGTGCATGTCGCTTGGCTCGACCAACGGTTCGACCCCACCGGCGTCACGGCGGTCGTCTATTACGCGCATAGCGGCGACAAGGGGGAGACGTTCGATGCCAACCTCCTCGTCTCCGACCAGCCGTTCGTGACGACCCTGAGCCAGCACCAGATACTCGTCGGCCTCGGCCAGGGCGTCTTCATCGGCGACTACATCGGGCTCCAAGCGTCAAACGACAGGGCCGTCATCGCTTTCCCGGACACGCGCTACGGTCGCGCGGACATCTTCATCGCGACGGTGACGTGA
- a CDS encoding SDR family oxidoreductase, with protein sequence MTASASGRRVAVVTGANSGIGKEVSRGLLRHGFAVVMACRDTERGEASRAELMATVPDADARVMALDLSSLESVRAFAARFQESFPGLDVLVNNAGVYLARRSTTVEGFETTFGVNHLGHFLLTGLLLDPLKRSAPSRVITVASEAHRGGFIDFDDLQGEKRWNGLKAYTQSKLANVLFSAELGRRLDGTGVTSNSMHPGAVRTRWAKGQGWLGAVMMLGAPFMTSAERGADTATYLAVSSDVQGVSGRYFIKRRPREPSLPGRDPETGKRLWAASAELTKRPTP encoded by the coding sequence ATGACCGCGTCGGCCTCCGGCCGGAGGGTGGCGGTAGTAACCGGCGCCAACTCCGGCATCGGCAAGGAGGTCTCCCGGGGCCTCTTGCGCCACGGCTTCGCCGTCGTCATGGCCTGCCGCGACACAGAGCGGGGGGAGGCGTCGAGGGCCGAACTGATGGCGACGGTCCCCGACGCCGACGCGCGCGTCATGGCGCTGGATCTTTCAAGCCTAGAGTCCGTGAGGGCGTTTGCCGCCCGTTTTCAAGAGTCGTTCCCGGGATTGGATGTGCTCGTGAACAACGCGGGCGTCTACCTCGCGAGGCGCTCGACAACGGTGGAAGGGTTCGAAACGACCTTCGGCGTGAACCATCTCGGCCACTTCCTGTTGACCGGACTGCTCTTGGATCCCTTGAAGCGATCGGCGCCGAGCCGCGTCATCACGGTCGCCTCCGAGGCGCATCGGGGAGGGTTCATCGATTTCGATGACCTTCAAGGCGAGAAGCGGTGGAACGGGCTCAAGGCGTACACCCAATCGAAGCTCGCGAACGTGCTCTTTTCCGCCGAACTAGGAAGACGCCTCGACGGCACGGGCGTCACGTCGAACTCCATGCATCCGGGCGCCGTGCGCACGCGTTGGGCGAAGGGCCAAGGTTGGCTGGGGGCGGTGATGATGCTCGGCGCGCCATTCATGACCTCGGCCGAACGGGGGGCGGACACGGCGACCTACCTTGCCGTGTCCTCGGACGTTCAGGGCGTCTCGGGGCGGTATTTCATCAAGCGCCGGCCGCGTGAGCCTTCCCTCCCGGGGCGCGATCCGGAAACGGGGAAGAGACTATGGGCGGCGAGCGCGGAGCTCACGAAGCGCCCGACACCATGA
- a CDS encoding NAD(P)H-binding protein: MRVALAGGTGFVGRHLVEALVSRGHEVVLLAHERVPASGREVTVVPDAFGSDKTIRLAVRGADCVIDLVAIRRERPSKGLTAEANILKPALRLIDASLSEHVAQFVFMSANGVGAGVDTPYVAAKRGAEDAVRASGLRWTVFRPSFIIHPGGGIVAELRDMMLRTRVFPLFMTDARVQPVNVGDVASMIASSVGKAEADGMVFHVGGPETFRYKDLVRRIARSTGKTILLIPQPKSLALVGASILGGFGWFPATRDELTMLFAGNVAPEGECWKFFGMEPTPLPM, translated from the coding sequence ATGCGCGTCGCACTCGCCGGGGGCACGGGTTTCGTGGGGAGGCACCTCGTGGAAGCGCTTGTTTCGCGTGGCCATGAGGTCGTGCTCTTGGCCCACGAGCGCGTCCCCGCTTCAGGCCGGGAGGTCACCGTCGTGCCAGACGCCTTCGGAAGCGACAAGACGATACGCCTGGCGGTGCGGGGCGCGGATTGCGTCATAGATCTCGTCGCCATACGGCGCGAACGGCCCTCGAAGGGACTCACCGCGGAAGCCAACATCCTCAAACCCGCGCTTCGCCTCATCGATGCGTCGCTCTCCGAGCACGTGGCCCAATTCGTCTTCATGAGCGCCAACGGCGTCGGCGCGGGCGTTGACACGCCGTATGTCGCCGCGAAGAGAGGGGCCGAGGACGCCGTCAGAGCCTCGGGGCTACGATGGACCGTCTTCCGACCGAGCTTCATCATCCATCCGGGTGGCGGAATCGTCGCCGAGTTACGCGACATGATGTTGAGAACACGCGTTTTCCCCCTCTTCATGACGGACGCGCGGGTCCAACCCGTGAACGTCGGGGACGTCGCATCCATGATCGCCTCGTCGGTCGGGAAGGCCGAGGCGGACGGGATGGTCTTCCACGTCGGTGGACCGGAGACCTTCAGGTACAAGGATCTCGTACGTCGGATCGCCCGCTCGACCGGAAAGACGATACTTCTCATTCCGCAACCGAAGTCGCTGGCTCTCGTTGGCGCGTCGATCCTTGGAGGTTTCGGATGGTTCCCGGCGACGAGGGACGAACTTACGATGCTCTTCGCCGGAAACGTGGCGCCCGAAGGCGAGTGTTGGAAGTTCTTCGGGATGGAACCGACGCCGCTTCCGATGTAG
- the cca gene encoding CCA tRNA nucleotidyltransferase — translation MASVDAVLVIMAVDVILLIGAAAFFLPYGYSPPTVGEARRLFGRYRNYFVIIGASLVLQLLFLAYFPRVSAPAGSGVTSVLARLEGGYVRDAVFGLPEAVYIISTVTYFLVHPFIIFFAPLLYILTDDERAAKTALMGYPVALLLALPFFLAVPVAPPYASLGLTSAASVVLPEVSDFYQTLIGRDDSLPSIHVAVAIILASAASKSVNRRFRFASYSYAAITVVSPILLGLHWFTDVAMSLVVGAFGAALSDRITSVERLALKRVGPSPEKKLHVRSSASELVDHVTSEAKTLGLDVKVRMVGSVPKDTYLDMPGKSVDIDVFVLFDPSTPREALEKQGLEIGHKVLPDGIEKYAEHPYVFGTFKEYNADIVPCYDVASAGEKLSAVDRTPFHTEYVKKNLEPEARGDVRLLKAMMRGTGVYGADAGVQGFSGYLAELLVLKYGSFRAVLAASSRWPKGVLVTLDAVEDPPETGAPLTFIDPVDPGRNVASAVSEKSLRIFQQASAAYLRRPALEFFFPRPIVPLTTWELRRLIADQKKNVLAVTFDRPEILEDALAAQLRKCATSATDLLERYGFKVRRWDASGMARAPLPGGRGDKTPVGMGAGVIFELDTLELPPEETHIGPPADLMPHRERFLRKWDAHPDALSAVREERGRLVVVKKREYTKVIELVHAKLADLDLGKAVNAKVKERYEVLTGDDVVNSLDRRFVTQFIDGKPPWER, via the coding sequence TTGGCATCTGTCGACGCCGTCCTCGTCATCATGGCCGTGGATGTGATCCTCCTCATCGGGGCCGCCGCGTTCTTCCTTCCCTACGGTTACTCCCCGCCGACCGTCGGCGAAGCGAGGAGGCTCTTCGGGCGTTACCGCAACTATTTCGTGATAATCGGAGCTTCGCTCGTCCTTCAACTGCTGTTCCTGGCCTACTTCCCGCGCGTCAGCGCTCCGGCCGGCTCCGGTGTCACGAGTGTCCTCGCCCGGCTTGAAGGCGGTTACGTGCGGGACGCGGTGTTCGGCCTTCCCGAGGCCGTGTACATCATCTCGACGGTGACCTACTTCCTCGTCCACCCGTTCATCATCTTCTTCGCGCCGCTCCTTTACATCCTCACGGACGACGAGCGCGCGGCGAAGACGGCGCTCATGGGGTATCCAGTGGCCCTGCTTCTTGCCCTTCCGTTCTTCCTCGCCGTGCCGGTCGCTCCGCCTTACGCGTCGCTCGGCCTCACGAGTGCCGCATCGGTCGTGCTTCCGGAGGTCTCGGACTTCTACCAGACGCTCATCGGGCGCGACGACAGCCTGCCGAGCATCCACGTCGCGGTCGCCATCATCCTCGCGTCGGCCGCGTCGAAGTCGGTGAACCGCCGCTTCCGCTTCGCAAGCTACTCCTACGCCGCCATCACCGTCGTGAGTCCGATACTCCTCGGCCTCCACTGGTTCACCGACGTCGCGATGTCACTCGTCGTGGGCGCCTTCGGCGCCGCGCTTTCCGACAGGATAACGAGCGTCGAGCGGTTGGCGTTGAAGCGCGTCGGCCCGTCGCCCGAGAAGAAGCTCCACGTGCGCTCCTCGGCAAGCGAACTCGTGGACCACGTGACGAGCGAGGCGAAGACCTTGGGCCTCGACGTGAAGGTCCGCATGGTCGGAAGCGTGCCGAAGGACACCTACCTCGACATGCCGGGGAAAAGCGTCGACATAGACGTCTTCGTCCTTTTCGATCCATCGACGCCCCGCGAGGCGCTCGAAAAACAGGGCCTCGAAATCGGTCACAAGGTCCTCCCTGATGGGATCGAGAAGTACGCCGAACACCCGTACGTTTTCGGGACTTTCAAGGAGTACAATGCCGACATCGTCCCCTGCTACGACGTCGCCTCGGCGGGGGAGAAACTATCGGCGGTGGATCGGACACCGTTCCATACGGAGTACGTCAAGAAGAACCTCGAACCGGAGGCGCGGGGCGACGTGCGCCTCTTGAAGGCGATGATGCGGGGGACCGGAGTCTACGGCGCCGATGCCGGGGTGCAGGGTTTCTCGGGCTACCTCGCCGAACTGCTCGTCCTCAAGTACGGGTCGTTCCGGGCCGTGCTCGCCGCATCGTCGCGGTGGCCGAAGGGCGTCCTTGTGACACTCGACGCGGTCGAGGACCCGCCGGAGACGGGCGCCCCGCTCACGTTCATCGACCCCGTGGATCCGGGGCGTAACGTCGCCTCCGCCGTGTCGGAGAAGAGCCTCAGGATATTCCAGCAAGCGAGCGCCGCGTATCTACGCCGACCGGCGCTCGAGTTTTTCTTCCCGCGTCCCATCGTCCCGTTGACGACATGGGAATTGCGGCGGCTCATCGCCGACCAGAAGAAGAACGTCCTCGCGGTCACTTTCGACCGCCCCGAGATACTGGAGGACGCCCTCGCCGCGCAGCTGAGGAAATGCGCCACCTCGGCGACGGATCTTCTGGAACGCTACGGATTCAAGGTCCGCCGGTGGGACGCGTCCGGCATGGCCCGGGCACCGCTTCCCGGCGGGCGCGGCGACAAGACGCCGGTCGGGATGGGCGCCGGCGTCATCTTCGAACTCGACACTCTCGAACTCCCGCCCGAAGAGACGCACATCGGGCCGCCGGCGGACCTCATGCCTCACCGGGAGCGTTTCTTGCGAAAATGGGACGCGCATCCTGACGCCTTGAGCGCGGTCCGGGAGGAGCGCGGGCGCCTCGTCGTCGTGAAGAAGCGCGAATACACCAAGGTCATCGAGCTTGTCCATGCAAAACTCGCGGACCTAGACCTTGGAAAGGCCGTCAATGCCAAGGTCAAGGAGCGGTACGAGGTGTTGACGGGCGACGATGTCGTGAATTCGCTCGATAGGCGGTTCGTGACGCAGTTCATAGATGGGAAACCGCCGTGGGAACGCTAG
- the thpR gene encoding RNA 2',3'-cyclic phosphodiesterase — translation MVRAFIAVKVPSNPSLVEAVSELARMGRGVKAVDAANLHITLKFLGDVADSKIQDVVQVIRAAGALAKATELGLVGVGCFPDERRPKVVWAGSRGGEALADAAARLEDGLAGLGFERERRRFVVHLTLARVRDDPPKDLQSFLERHRSMDFGKARISSIDLFRSDLLPSGPRYTVLESVGLV, via the coding sequence ATGGTCCGAGCGTTCATCGCAGTCAAGGTCCCGTCAAACCCGTCGCTAGTGGAGGCTGTCTCGGAACTCGCGAGGATGGGACGCGGCGTGAAGGCAGTGGACGCCGCGAACCTCCACATCACGCTCAAGTTCCTCGGGGACGTAGCGGACAGCAAGATCCAGGATGTGGTCCAGGTCATCCGGGCGGCCGGCGCCTTGGCGAAGGCGACGGAGCTAGGACTCGTCGGCGTCGGATGCTTCCCCGATGAGCGGCGCCCGAAAGTGGTGTGGGCAGGTTCGCGCGGTGGCGAGGCGCTCGCCGACGCGGCGGCACGGTTGGAGGATGGCCTTGCCGGGCTCGGGTTCGAGAGGGAGCGGCGACGGTTCGTGGTCCACTTGACGCTCGCGCGCGTGCGCGACGATCCGCCGAAGGACCTACAATCCTTCCTTGAGCGACATCGTTCCATGGATTTCGGGAAGGCGCGGATATCGTCGATCGACCTCTTCCGGTCGGATCTCCTCCCGTCGGGGCCGCGTTACACCGTACTCGAATCGGTCGGGTTGGTGTGA